The following coding sequences are from one Culex quinquefasciatus strain JHB chromosome 1, VPISU_Cqui_1.0_pri_paternal, whole genome shotgun sequence window:
- the LOC119765137 gene encoding 40S ribosomal protein S6-like, with the protein MLREGQKIRGLTDTTMPRRLGPKPATNIRKLYNLAKFVVKYPLPEEDGKKAKSKRPKSSVLSRWWCFKARDIVWSRRSVASRPST; encoded by the coding sequence ATGCTGAGGGAGGGTCAGAAGATTCGCGGACTGACGGATACGACCATGCCGCGCCGTCTCGGACCGAAGCCTGCGACCAACATCCGCAAGCTGTACAACTTGGCCAAGTTTGTGGTGAAGTACCCGCTGCCGGAGGAGGACGGCAAGAAGGCTAAGTCAAAACGCCCAAAATCCAGCGTCTTATCACGCTGGTGGTGCTTCAAGGCAAGAGACATCGTCTGGTCAAGAAGAAGCGTTGCGTCACGACCGAGTACATGA